One genomic window of Halolamina sediminis includes the following:
- a CDS encoding AI-2E family transporter — MQWPREMERQRVAWWLAGLFLLLVVGRVALHFVGTFVFGLFVYYGARPIAERIEDAVDHRGAAATLTLLAIVVPGLALLGYVGLVAIRELTIALDHELLAALGARPSMPDAVRQLIRDPMGYLTRLDNFDVIREQLTAGLRQLGVLTTGLVHLTLALSMSFFLLRDGDRIDVWFREEIGGDGSVPHAYVSAVDADLQTVYFGNVITVSLVTVLAVVVYNGYNAVVPSAVAIPFPTLLALLTGVATFVPLVVGKLVYVPVTGYLGWLASQDGAGLFWAPLSFLVVAFLFLDLLPQAVLRPIISGRSLHTGLVLFAYVLGAAYFGWYGLFLGPLLVVLAVQFLNVVVPELIHGDPLSPVPSAALGLGHDPEDGVDSADASGDESAGSEEEEAAGEERE, encoded by the coding sequence ATGCAGTGGCCCCGCGAGATGGAGCGCCAGCGCGTCGCGTGGTGGCTGGCCGGTCTGTTCCTGCTGCTCGTCGTCGGTCGGGTCGCGCTCCACTTCGTGGGGACGTTCGTGTTCGGCCTGTTCGTCTACTACGGCGCGCGACCGATCGCCGAGCGAATCGAGGACGCCGTCGACCACCGCGGCGCCGCGGCGACGCTGACACTGCTGGCGATCGTCGTTCCGGGGCTGGCGCTGCTCGGCTACGTCGGGCTCGTGGCGATCCGGGAGCTGACGATCGCGCTCGATCACGAACTGCTCGCGGCGTTGGGCGCCCGACCGTCGATGCCCGACGCCGTCCGGCAACTGATTCGGGACCCGATGGGGTATCTCACCAGGCTCGACAACTTCGACGTGATCCGGGAGCAGTTGACCGCCGGCCTCCGGCAGCTGGGTGTGCTCACCACCGGGCTCGTCCACCTCACGCTCGCGCTCTCGATGAGCTTCTTCCTCCTGCGGGACGGCGATCGGATCGACGTGTGGTTCCGCGAGGAGATCGGCGGCGACGGGAGCGTCCCCCACGCCTACGTCTCGGCGGTCGACGCCGACCTCCAGACGGTGTACTTTGGCAACGTGATCACCGTCTCCCTGGTGACGGTGTTGGCGGTCGTCGTCTACAACGGCTACAACGCGGTCGTTCCCTCGGCGGTCGCGATCCCGTTCCCGACGCTTTTGGCGCTACTGACCGGCGTTGCGACGTTCGTCCCACTGGTCGTCGGCAAGCTCGTCTACGTCCCGGTGACGGGGTATCTGGGCTGGCTGGCGTCCCAGGACGGCGCCGGACTGTTCTGGGCGCCGCTATCCTTCCTCGTCGTGGCGTTTCTCTTCCTCGACCTGCTGCCGCAAGCGGTGCTGCGGCCGATCATCTCCGGGCGCTCGCTCCACACTGGGCTGGTGCTGTTCGCGTACGTGCTCGGCGCGGCGTACTTCGGCTGGTACGGCCTCTTTCTCGGGCCGCTGCTGGTCGTGCTCGCGGTGCAGTTCCTCAACGTCGTCGTGCCGGAGCTGATCCACGGCGACCCACTCTCGCCGGTGCCCTCGGCGGCGCTCGGGCTGGGGCACGATCCGGAGGACGGCGTCGACAGCGCGGACGCTTCCGGCGACGAATCAGCGGGGAGCGAGGAGGAAGAAGCGGCGGGCGAGGAGAGGGAGTGA
- a CDS encoding M24 family metallopeptidase — translation MPTELPDAEYRSRLREIRGKLANTDADAAVWFAATSIHYVSGFEHVQTERPVCLAVTDERIEIVVPRLEVERVEEVDRIDAVHHYFDYPQGRPIETVAEMLDGLGAEKVLADSDGAPGVMGYEGPALSAFVDVETQSWVSRMRWEKTDAEIDLIRESAKWGNLAHRYLAEYTEPGAHPATVSQRASTEASRAMLDTLGDQFVENVRGDGPAHAGYISAHETALPHGHTPNKRLERGDVLITGASANVDGYGSELERTMFVGEVSDEQEHYFELMLEAQDIAIDALGPGVPLSHVDEQVWEFYEEQGITDLAQHHVGHNIGLGGHEPPYIDQGWGGYDHVDDTDSEMQPGQVYTIEPGIYTDDEGYRHSDTIAITESGVEWLTYYPRDLDSNVITA, via the coding sequence ATGCCGACCGAACTTCCGGACGCCGAGTACCGCTCCAGACTCCGCGAGATACGGGGGAAGCTCGCGAACACCGACGCCGACGCCGCCGTCTGGTTCGCCGCGACGAGCATCCACTACGTCTCCGGGTTCGAGCACGTCCAGACCGAGCGCCCGGTCTGTCTGGCGGTCACCGACGAGCGCATCGAGATCGTCGTCCCGCGGCTGGAGGTCGAGCGCGTCGAGGAAGTCGACCGGATCGACGCCGTGCATCACTACTTCGACTACCCGCAGGGGCGGCCGATCGAGACGGTCGCCGAGATGCTCGATGGGCTCGGGGCCGAGAAAGTGCTCGCCGACAGCGACGGCGCGCCGGGCGTGATGGGGTACGAGGGTCCCGCGCTCTCGGCGTTCGTCGACGTGGAGACCCAATCGTGGGTGTCACGGATGCGCTGGGAGAAGACCGACGCCGAGATCGACCTGATTCGGGAGTCCGCGAAGTGGGGGAACCTCGCCCACCGCTACCTCGCGGAGTACACCGAGCCCGGCGCCCACCCCGCGACCGTCTCCCAGCGGGCGTCGACGGAGGCCTCACGGGCGATGCTCGACACGCTGGGCGATCAGTTCGTCGAGAACGTCCGGGGCGACGGCCCGGCCCACGCGGGCTACATCTCCGCCCACGAGACCGCGCTTCCACACGGTCACACGCCTAACAAACGACTCGAACGCGGCGACGTGCTGATCACCGGCGCGTCCGCGAACGTCGACGGCTACGGCTCCGAACTCGAACGAACGATGTTCGTCGGCGAGGTCAGCGACGAACAGGAGCACTACTTCGAACTGATGCTCGAAGCGCAGGACATCGCGATCGACGCGCTGGGGCCCGGGGTCCCGCTCTCGCACGTCGACGAGCAGGTGTGGGAGTTCTACGAGGAGCAGGGGATCACCGACCTCGCCCAGCACCACGTCGGCCACAACATCGGCCTCGGGGGACACGAGCCGCCGTACATCGATCAGGGCTGGGGCGGGTACGACCACGTCGACGACACCGACAGCGAAATGCAGCCGGGGCAGGTGTACACGATCGAGCCGGGGATCTACACCGACGACGAGGGGTATCGCCACTCCGACACCATCGCGATCACCGAAAGCGGCGTGGAGTGGCTGACGTACTACCCACGGGATCTGGACTCGAACGTGATTACGGCGTAG
- a CDS encoding succinylglutamate desuccinylase/aspartoacylase family protein produces MSLTLGDASAAPGETATGRLRVGERRDGSPVSLPVCVVNGADDGDTLYLQAVSDGDELNGLGVLTRVVPRLDPAELSGAVLIVGIVNSHAFEVAEHRNPIDDTKMNRAYPGDEEGTSSERIAAATFDAATRADYVLDLHQGSTSRMLNEARVRCGRHHRLHGDCLELAKAFGTGHVLDQKGPDGQLARAAPDEGIPTIDPELGGCVGWDEESIQYGVEGVFNVLRHYGFLDGEASMAKQTRAAGFDQYRSSSGGLVRFRAELGEEIHPGDTLFDVIDPFGQLTSRVTADSEGIFWRSRRLPQVATGEYVCSVATGIDSY; encoded by the coding sequence ATGAGTCTCACGCTCGGCGACGCCAGCGCGGCCCCCGGGGAGACCGCCACCGGGCGGCTCCGAGTTGGCGAACGCCGCGACGGGAGCCCCGTCTCCCTGCCGGTCTGTGTGGTCAACGGTGCCGACGACGGCGACACGCTGTACCTGCAGGCGGTGTCCGATGGCGACGAACTCAACGGCCTCGGCGTCCTGACCCGCGTGGTCCCCCGACTCGACCCCGCCGAGCTCTCGGGGGCGGTGCTGATCGTCGGCATCGTCAACAGCCACGCCTTCGAGGTCGCCGAACACCGCAACCCAATCGACGACACGAAGATGAACCGGGCCTACCCCGGCGACGAGGAGGGGACGAGCTCGGAACGCATCGCGGCGGCCACCTTCGACGCCGCGACGCGGGCAGACTACGTGCTCGACCTCCACCAGGGCTCGACCTCGCGGATGCTCAACGAGGCCCGGGTGCGGTGTGGGCGCCACCACCGCCTCCACGGCGACTGCCTCGAACTCGCGAAGGCGTTCGGGACCGGTCACGTGCTCGACCAGAAGGGCCCGGACGGCCAGCTCGCCCGTGCGGCGCCGGACGAAGGGATTCCCACGATCGACCCGGAGCTCGGCGGCTGCGTGGGTTGGGACGAGGAGAGCATCCAGTACGGCGTCGAAGGGGTGTTCAACGTCCTCCGGCACTACGGCTTCCTCGACGGCGAGGCGTCGATGGCGAAGCAGACCCGCGCCGCGGGGTTCGATCAGTACCGCTCCTCGTCGGGCGGACTGGTCCGTTTCCGCGCCGAACTGGGCGAGGAGATCCACCCCGGCGATACGCTGTTCGACGTGATCGACCCGTTCGGCCAGCTCACGAGCCGCGTGACCGCCGACAGCGAGGGGATCTTCTGGCGCTCCCGCCGACTCCCCCAGGTCGCGACCGGGGAGTACGTCTGCTCGGTCGCGACGGGGATCGACTCGTACTGA
- a CDS encoding threonine synthase yields MTDPTSLVCPSCGAEYEDRWRCTCGHPLEFARQPRPDGPAPDPAAFDTRDGLWAFADFLPVEKRVSLGEGMTPLQHAPDWDAEFKLEYVFPTGSFKDRGATATLSRALELGVDRVVEDSSGNAGAAIATYAARAGIDAEIYVPASVKASKLRAIEAAGATPVRVEGSREDVTDACVEAAVSEDAEAWYASHAWNPAFFAGTATFAYETALQRDWEAPDAVVTPLGHGTLFLGAYRGFRALKEAGWIDDVPRMYGAQAAGYAPIAAELHGEAASSNDVADGIQIRDPVQKDAVLNAIEATGGDAIALSEAPVADELDRLHTAGFYTEPTCAVAPAALAELRDRGEIGESEDVVVPLTGSGLKS; encoded by the coding sequence ATGACCGATCCCACCTCTCTCGTCTGTCCGTCCTGTGGCGCCGAGTACGAGGACCGCTGGCGCTGTACGTGCGGCCACCCGCTGGAGTTCGCCCGCCAGCCCCGCCCCGACGGTCCCGCGCCCGACCCTGCGGCGTTCGACACGCGCGATGGGCTGTGGGCGTTCGCCGACTTCCTGCCCGTCGAGAAGCGCGTGAGCCTCGGCGAAGGGATGACGCCGCTCCAGCACGCCCCCGACTGGGACGCCGAGTTCAAACTGGAGTACGTGTTCCCAACCGGCTCGTTCAAGGACCGTGGGGCGACGGCGACGCTCTCGCGGGCGCTCGAACTCGGCGTCGATCGCGTCGTCGAGGACTCCTCGGGCAACGCCGGCGCCGCGATCGCCACCTACGCCGCCCGGGCCGGGATCGACGCCGAGATCTACGTCCCGGCGTCGGTGAAAGCGAGCAAGCTCCGGGCGATCGAGGCCGCCGGCGCAACGCCGGTCCGCGTGGAGGGCTCCCGGGAGGACGTGACCGACGCGTGTGTGGAGGCGGCCGTCAGCGAGGACGCGGAGGCCTGGTACGCCTCCCACGCGTGGAACCCCGCCTTCTTCGCCGGGACGGCGACGTTCGCCTACGAGACGGCGCTCCAGCGCGACTGGGAAGCGCCCGACGCGGTGGTCACGCCGCTGGGCCACGGCACACTGTTCCTCGGCGCCTACCGCGGCTTCCGCGCTCTGAAAGAAGCGGGCTGGATCGACGATGTCCCGCGAATGTACGGCGCGCAGGCCGCGGGGTACGCGCCGATCGCCGCCGAACTGCACGGCGAGGCCGCCAGCTCGAACGACGTGGCCGACGGGATCCAGATCCGCGATCCGGTGCAGAAAGACGCGGTTCTGAATGCCATCGAGGCCACCGGCGGCGACGCGATCGCGCTCTCGGAGGCGCCGGTCGCCGACGAACTCGATCGACTCCACACGGCCGGCTTCTACACGGAACCCACGTGTGCGGTCGCGCCCGCGGCGCTCGCGGAACTGCGCGACCGCGGCGAAATCGGGGAGTCGGAAGACGTGGTCGTCCCCTTGACCGGGAGCGGGCTGAAGAGCTAG
- a CDS encoding NUDIX domain-containing protein — protein sequence MVAVNPNYCPTCGTALRSRSFEGLERRFCPDCEQFVWRNPVPTAGVAVRDGNEILLVRRAGGPSEGFWTLPGGYLEADEPAPAAAVRELREEAGVDADPEALRLLGTHLREQAGGAAYRDQHVLLVRYVVDRDHVEGEPSAGSDADEARFVARGALPDPMREHNRRFVERALARKEPGR from the coding sequence ATGGTCGCCGTCAATCCGAACTACTGTCCGACCTGCGGCACCGCCCTCCGTTCCCGATCGTTCGAAGGCCTTGAACGCCGCTTCTGTCCCGACTGTGAGCAGTTCGTCTGGCGCAACCCCGTCCCGACCGCTGGAGTGGCCGTCCGCGACGGGAACGAGATCCTGTTGGTCCGTCGTGCCGGCGGGCCGAGCGAGGGGTTCTGGACGCTGCCCGGCGGCTACCTCGAAGCGGACGAGCCGGCGCCCGCCGCGGCGGTCCGGGAGCTTCGGGAGGAGGCCGGCGTCGACGCCGACCCCGAGGCGCTCCGACTGCTCGGCACGCATCTCCGGGAACAGGCCGGCGGCGCGGCGTACCGAGACCAGCACGTCCTCCTCGTTCGCTACGTGGTCGACCGCGACCACGTCGAAGGGGAGCCGTCGGCGGGCAGCGACGCCGACGAGGCACGCTTCGTTGCGCGGGGCGCACTCCCCGACCCGATGCGCGAGCACAACCGCCGGTTCGTCGAGCGGGCACTGGCGCGAAAGGAGCCGGGACGGTGA
- a CDS encoding NUDIX domain-containing protein, which produces MIAVDANYCPLCGAPVEHREIDGRERAYCPDCERVLWRTAVPGVAVAVVDGDHVCCIRRGQPPAEGAWALPGGHPEHDEPLAEGAARELAEETGLAVDPDDLAPVRTRLSTGPERNHASVHFAVSREATTGEPVAGDDAAAAAFLTPEAYDDRESLAHDRETMARALERF; this is translated from the coding sequence GTGATCGCCGTCGACGCGAACTACTGCCCGCTCTGTGGCGCCCCGGTCGAGCACCGCGAGATCGACGGCCGCGAGCGCGCCTACTGCCCGGACTGCGAGCGCGTGCTCTGGCGGACGGCCGTCCCGGGCGTCGCCGTCGCAGTGGTCGACGGGGACCACGTCTGCTGCATCCGTCGCGGACAGCCACCCGCCGAGGGCGCGTGGGCGCTGCCCGGCGGCCACCCCGAACACGACGAACCGCTGGCCGAGGGGGCTGCACGGGAACTGGCGGAGGAGACCGGGCTCGCAGTCGATCCCGACGATCTGGCGCCGGTCCGGACGCGGCTCTCGACCGGGCCGGAGCGCAACCACGCGTCGGTCCACTTCGCGGTGAGCCGGGAGGCGACGACAGGCGAACCCGTCGCCGGCGACGACGCCGCGGCGGCGGCGTTTCTCACCCCCGAAGCGTACGACGACCGCGAGTCGCTGGCCCACGACCGGGAGACGATGGCGCGGGCGCTGGAGCGCTTCTGA